From a single Anaerolineales bacterium genomic region:
- a CDS encoding TIGR00730 family Rossman fold protein, translating to MKSICVFCGSSDSVHSDYKTAAHHLGVTLAQKGIRLIYGGGKTGLMGEVANGALSAGGEVVGVIIPSMNTPALAHTALTRMEVAPDMHGRKARMHELADGYIALPGGFGTWDELFETITWAQTGAHEKPVGLLNVKKYYDPLLAAMDHAVEEGFVFAEHRRSVFCESTPEELLKKMEGYQHPREAVKRWLKEE from the coding sequence ATGAAATCGATTTGTGTTTTTTGCGGATCATCCGACTCGGTTCATTCCGACTATAAAACTGCCGCCCACCATTTGGGTGTGACCCTCGCCCAGAAGGGAATCCGCCTGATCTACGGCGGCGGAAAAACAGGCTTGATGGGCGAAGTGGCGAACGGAGCATTGTCCGCGGGTGGCGAGGTGGTCGGGGTTATCATCCCTTCGATGAACACGCCCGCGTTGGCGCATACCGCTCTTACTCGCATGGAAGTGGCTCCAGACATGCACGGACGAAAAGCCCGCATGCACGAACTTGCGGACGGATATATTGCGCTGCCCGGCGGCTTCGGCACCTGGGACGAACTTTTCGAGACCATCACCTGGGCGCAGACCGGCGCGCACGAAAAACCTGTCGGCTTGCTGAACGTGAAGAAGTACTACGATCCCCTGCTCGCCGCCATGGACCATGCCGTTGAAGAAGGCTTTGTATTTGCGGAACACCGCAGATCCGTATTCTGTGAATCCACGCCTGAAGAATTATTGAAAAAAATGGAAGGGTATCAACATCCGCGCGAGGCGGTGAAGAGGTGGTTGAAGGAAGAGTAA
- a CDS encoding J domain-containing protein yields the protein MDYKDYYKILGVERKANTDEIRSAYRKLAMKYHPDKNPGDKKAEEKFKEINEAYQVLSDDQKRAHYDRLGSAYSNFRTSGGRPGDFRWEDWGGRGGYSTNVNMDDLFGGGGSFSDFFRTIFGEAMRSQGRGNPFAQESQGYEQEAQVSFKEAYEGTTRQLQTNGRKLKVRIPPGVKTGSKVRVAGAGPEGLDLYLVIKVEDDDRFERDGSNLTTTSNVDIFTAILGGEAEVETPLGKVKLNIPAGTQPDQVFRLAGRGMPNLKDPKTKGDLYVKLKVQVPKYLSSKQRELIEEASKIKF from the coding sequence ATGGACTATAAAGATTACTACAAGATCCTTGGCGTGGAGCGCAAAGCCAATACGGACGAGATCCGTTCGGCGTACCGCAAACTCGCCATGAAATATCATCCCGACAAGAACCCCGGCGACAAAAAGGCGGAGGAGAAGTTCAAGGAGATCAACGAGGCGTATCAGGTCTTGAGCGACGATCAAAAACGCGCGCATTACGACCGCCTCGGCAGCGCCTACTCCAACTTCCGCACGAGCGGCGGGCGTCCGGGCGATTTCCGCTGGGAAGATTGGGGCGGCAGAGGCGGCTACTCGACCAACGTCAACATGGACGACTTGTTTGGCGGTGGCGGCAGTTTCTCCGATTTCTTCCGCACTATTTTCGGGGAAGCCATGCGCTCGCAGGGACGCGGCAATCCTTTTGCACAGGAGTCGCAGGGCTACGAGCAGGAAGCGCAGGTCAGCTTCAAGGAAGCCTATGAAGGCACCACCCGTCAGTTGCAAACGAACGGGCGCAAGTTGAAGGTACGTATCCCGCCCGGGGTGAAGACCGGCTCCAAGGTCCGCGTGGCAGGCGCGGGACCGGAAGGACTCGACCTGTATCTGGTCATCAAGGTCGAGGATGATGACCGCTTCGAGCGGGATGGAAGCAACCTGACCACGACATCCAATGTGGATATTTTTACCGCGATCCTCGGCGGCGAGGCGGAGGTTGAGACTCCGCTGGGAAAGGTCAAGTTGAACATCCCCGCCGGTACACAGCCCGATCAGGTCTTCCGTCTTGCCGGGCGCGGTATGCCAAATCTGAAGGATCCAAAGACCAAGGGCGACCTGTACGTGAAATTGAAGGTACAAGTTCCAAAATACCTGTCGTCCAAACAGAGAGAATTGATCGAGGAAGCCTCGAAAATCAAGTTTTAG
- a CDS encoding trypsin-like peptidase domain-containing protein, which yields MRTRKNILVAAVLALAMLACQLPALTGNGQSPEVVVTETVPTITPSNIGVVNPSSQQETLVTLFETVSPGTVAILTDTGQGSGFVFDKKGNIVTNYHVIEGAQTMEVRFNSGFMAYGTVVGTDLNSDLAVIKVDAPESELFPVPLGDSDSLKVGQTVIAIGNPFGLESTMTVGIVSALGRTLDSMNVTQDGARFTAGDIIQTDAAINPGNSGGPLFNINGEVIGVNRAIRTTNFTQDGQPINSGIGFAISINMVKRVVPVLIEKGKYDYPFLGISSIDSLTLDMVSTLGLAQYTGAYVTNVVSGGPADKAGIKAGTTPTSIPNLLAGGDLIVAIDGRETRTFDEMLAYLITNKSPGETVVLTVLRGEERVDVSITLGARP from the coding sequence ATGAGAACAAGGAAAAATATTCTGGTTGCGGCGGTGTTGGCGCTTGCCATGCTTGCCTGCCAACTCCCCGCTCTTACCGGCAACGGACAATCCCCCGAGGTTGTTGTCACAGAAACCGTACCGACCATCACGCCGTCGAACATCGGCGTTGTCAACCCGAGCTCGCAACAGGAGACGCTCGTCACATTGTTTGAAACTGTCAGCCCCGGTACGGTCGCAATCCTGACCGACACCGGACAAGGCTCCGGTTTTGTGTTTGACAAAAAAGGCAATATCGTCACAAATTATCACGTGATCGAGGGCGCGCAAACCATGGAAGTGCGCTTCAATTCCGGTTTCATGGCATATGGCACGGTGGTTGGAACGGACCTCAACTCGGACCTCGCCGTCATTAAAGTGGATGCGCCTGAATCCGAGCTGTTCCCCGTCCCGCTCGGCGATTCGGACTCACTCAAAGTTGGTCAGACCGTCATTGCCATCGGCAACCCCTTTGGCTTGGAAAGCACCATGACGGTCGGCATCGTATCCGCGCTCGGGCGCACGCTTGACTCGATGAACGTCACCCAAGACGGCGCCCGCTTCACCGCCGGTGACATCATCCAAACCGACGCGGCGATCAACCCCGGTAATTCGGGCGGTCCGCTCTTCAATATCAACGGCGAGGTGATCGGCGTCAACCGCGCCATCCGCACTACGAATTTCACGCAGGATGGACAACCCATCAACTCCGGAATCGGTTTTGCGATCTCGATCAACATGGTCAAGCGTGTCGTGCCTGTCTTGATCGAAAAAGGCAAATATGATTATCCATTTTTGGGCATTTCATCCATCGACTCGCTCACGCTCGACATGGTCAGCACGCTGGGGTTGGCACAATACACCGGCGCATATGTCACCAATGTGGTCAGCGGCGGTCCTGCGGACAAGGCGGGCATCAAAGCCGGCACCACGCCTACCAGCATCCCCAACCTGCTGGCTGGCGGTGACTTGATCGTGGCGATCGACGGGCGCGAGACCCGCACTTTTGACGAAATGTTGGCGTATCTCATTACCAACAAATCCCCCGGCGAGACCGTTGTCCTGACTGTCCTGCGCGGCGAGGAGCGGGTGGATGTGAGCATCACACTCGGCGCAAGACCTTAA
- a CDS encoding molybdopterin-dependent oxidoreductase has translation MFQFEGLDRRKEEDRIRSEGRLPPGQSLTQKFPVLHYGPVPMFDAATWDFRVWGEVEAEKRWSWDEFNQLPRTSIKMDLHCVTRWSKFDTVWEGVSVKTLIEQGFFKLKPTATYVMQHAEYGFTVNLPLSVVLQDNFLLATHFNGEPITPDHGYPLRGMVGYIPGREDLETPYLWKGAKWLRSLEFMPQDKRGFWEQAGYHNRADVWREERFG, from the coding sequence ATGTTCCAATTTGAAGGTCTGGACCGCCGCAAGGAGGAGGACCGCATCCGTTCGGAGGGGCGGCTTCCGCCCGGGCAGTCGTTGACGCAGAAATTCCCCGTCCTGCATTACGGTCCCGTGCCGATGTTCGATGCCGCCACATGGGATTTCCGTGTGTGGGGCGAGGTGGAGGCAGAGAAGCGATGGAGTTGGGACGAGTTCAACCAGCTTCCGCGCACCTCCATAAAAATGGATTTACACTGTGTGACACGCTGGAGCAAGTTCGATACGGTTTGGGAGGGCGTTTCGGTAAAAACGCTGATCGAACAGGGCTTTTTTAAACTAAAACCGACTGCCACGTATGTGATGCAGCACGCGGAATACGGATTCACGGTCAATTTGCCGCTTTCGGTGGTCTTGCAGGATAACTTCCTGCTGGCAACCCATTTCAACGGCGAGCCGATCACGCCCGATCACGGTTATCCCCTGCGCGGCATGGTGGGCTACATCCCCGGGCGCGAGGATTTGGAAACACCGTATCTTTGGAAAGGCGCGAAATGGCTGCGCTCGCTGGAATTTATGCCGCAGGACAAGCGCGGATTTTGGGAACAGGCTGGCTACCACAACCGCGCGGACGTGTGGCGCGAGGAACGCTTTGGATAA
- a CDS encoding NAD-binding protein yields the protein MKKPTLKQRLQYQFDNYMSRGTIALIGGLALISLAFIFLAAAVIRVGHIAMGEGDEVSFGEAAWMSLMRTLDAGTMGGDEGSGFRFIMLLVTIGGIFIVSTLIGILSNGLESRIEQLRKGRSLVLENDHTLILGWTPQIFTVIEELVIANQNRSSGAIIVILADQDKVEMEDAIKERIPDPKNTRIICRSGNPIDLNDLEIVSPHTARSIIILAEGNDPDTHVIKSVLALTNNPNRRSEPYHIVTQLLDQKNMDVIEMLAEQDIVQPILSTDVIARVVAQTSRQSGLSIVYTELMNFEGDEIYFAQEPDLSGKTYGEALLAFETSTLMGIRKADGTVEMNPPMDTRIQSDDQIIAIAEDDDKIHLSGLSRIPLDENLIQPSGKRSKPKLERTLILGWNRCGETIIRQLDHYVPKGSQITVVSNRDGIAREVSSGNERLVNQKLTVLNGDIRDRVLLEKLEATEYDHVIVLAYNDLDPQEADAITLVTLLHLRHIAERDETPFSIVSEMLDLRNRELAEAAKVDDFIVSNHLISLMLAQLSENAELMHIFQNIIDPEGAEIYLKPIGDYIVTGQPVNFYTVTEAARRCGETTIGYRVMSESHNAEKAYGVHTNPNKSEQVTFQPEDRLIVIAEE from the coding sequence ATGAAAAAGCCGACACTGAAACAAAGACTCCAATACCAGTTCGACAATTACATGTCGCGCGGAACGATCGCACTGATCGGCGGACTTGCTCTTATTTCGCTGGCGTTCATTTTCCTTGCCGCCGCTGTCATCCGCGTCGGTCACATTGCCATGGGAGAGGGCGACGAGGTCAGTTTTGGCGAAGCGGCGTGGATGAGCCTGATGCGCACGCTTGATGCCGGCACGATGGGCGGCGACGAAGGTTCCGGCTTCCGTTTTATCATGCTGCTTGTCACCATCGGCGGCATCTTTATCGTCTCCACTCTCATCGGCATTCTCAGCAACGGATTGGAAAGCCGCATCGAACAACTCCGCAAGGGGCGCTCCCTCGTCCTTGAAAACGACCACACCCTCATCCTCGGCTGGACGCCGCAGATCTTCACGGTCATCGAGGAACTCGTGATCGCGAATCAAAACCGCAGCAGCGGCGCGATCATCGTCATTTTGGCAGACCAGGACAAGGTCGAAATGGAAGATGCGATCAAGGAACGCATCCCGGACCCGAAGAATACCCGCATCATCTGCCGTTCGGGAAATCCCATCGACCTGAACGATCTTGAGATCGTCAGCCCGCACACTGCCCGCTCGATCATCATCCTTGCCGAAGGCAACGACCCCGATACGCACGTCATCAAATCGGTGCTGGCGCTCACCAACAATCCCAACCGGCGGAGCGAACCGTATCACATCGTCACACAACTGCTCGACCAAAAGAACATGGACGTCATCGAAATGCTCGCAGAACAAGATATTGTTCAGCCGATCCTTTCCACCGATGTCATCGCGCGTGTTGTAGCGCAGACCTCACGCCAAAGCGGTCTCTCCATTGTCTACACCGAGTTGATGAACTTCGAGGGCGACGAGATCTACTTTGCGCAGGAACCCGACCTTTCCGGGAAAACCTATGGCGAGGCGCTGCTGGCATTTGAAACATCCACGCTGATGGGCATCCGCAAAGCGGACGGCACGGTGGAAATGAACCCGCCCATGGACACGCGCATCCAATCGGATGACCAGATCATCGCGATTGCCGAAGATGACGACAAGATCCATCTCTCCGGACTCTCCCGCATCCCGCTGGACGAGAACCTGATCCAGCCCAGTGGAAAGCGATCCAAACCCAAGCTTGAGCGGACTCTCATCCTCGGCTGGAACCGCTGCGGCGAGACCATCATCCGCCAGTTGGATCATTACGTGCCGAAAGGTTCGCAAATCACCGTCGTCTCGAACAGGGACGGTATCGCCCGGGAAGTTTCGAGCGGAAATGAACGTCTCGTCAACCAAAAACTGACCGTGCTCAATGGCGACATCCGTGACCGCGTCCTGCTCGAAAAACTGGAAGCCACCGAGTACGACCACGTCATTGTGCTGGCATACAACGACCTCGATCCGCAGGAAGCCGACGCCATCACACTGGTCACACTCCTGCATCTGCGCCACATCGCCGAACGCGACGAAACCCCGTTCTCCATCGTCAGCGAAATGCTCGACCTGCGCAACCGTGAACTTGCCGAAGCCGCCAAAGTGGATGATTTCATCGTCAGCAACCATCTCATCAGTTTGATGCTCGCCCAACTCTCCGAGAACGCCGAACTCATGCACATCTTCCAGAACATCATCGACCCCGAAGGCGCCGAGATCTACCTCAAACCGATCGGCGATTACATTGTCACAGGACAGCCCGTCAACTTCTACACCGTCACCGAAGCCGCACGCAGATGCGGTGAAACTACCATCGGTTACCGCGTGATGAGCGAAAGTCATAACGCGGAAAAAGCCTATGGTGTACACACCAACCCGAACAAATCCGAGCAGGTCACCTTCCAGCCTGAAGATAGATTGATCGTTATTGCAGAAGAGTAG
- a CDS encoding 5-oxoprolinase subunit PxpA: MHIDLNCDLGEGIGNDEAIMPHITSANIACGFHAGDEHTMRETVRLTKRFGVNSGAHPSWNDRKNFGRKEMDVSINEAEKLVFEQIQILAAIAQEEGVTLTHVKPHGAMYNQAAKDIELANAIARAVKTSSVDLILVGLAGSRSIEAGRAMGLRVATEGFPDRGYSADGLLISRQLPGALIESPEDVARHALELVKTGRMDTLCLHGDHPCAAENAKLLREVLIQNGVEIASLRSQ, encoded by the coding sequence ATGCATATCGACCTCAACTGTGACCTCGGCGAAGGCATCGGCAATGACGAAGCTATCATGCCGCACATCACATCCGCAAACATTGCCTGCGGATTTCATGCAGGGGATGAACACACCATGCGCGAGACTGTCCGCTTGACAAAGCGTTTCGGCGTGAATTCTGGCGCACATCCGAGTTGGAATGACCGTAAGAATTTTGGACGCAAAGAAATGGATGTTTCAATAAATGAAGCAGAAAAATTAGTCTTTGAGCAAATTCAAATTCTGGCGGCAATTGCACAAGAAGAAGGCGTGACGTTGACTCACGTCAAACCGCATGGGGCGATGTATAACCAAGCCGCAAAGGACATTGAATTGGCAAACGCGATTGCGCGGGCGGTAAAAACATCCAGCGTGGATTTGATTCTGGTTGGGCTGGCAGGTTCAAGGTCGATTGAGGCGGGGCGGGCGATGGGGCTGAGAGTTGCGACAGAGGGATTCCCCGATAGAGGCTATAGCGCCGACGGGTTGTTGATATCCCGCCAGCTTCCAGGGGCATTGATCGAATCTCCCGAAGATGTGGCGCGACATGCTTTGGAGTTGGTCAAAACAGGCAGGATGGATACGCTCTGCCTGCACGGCGATCATCCGTGTGCGGCAGAGAATGCGAAGTTACTAAGGGAAGTGTTGATTCAAAATGGGGTGGAAATTGCTTCACTGCGTTCGCAATGA
- a CDS encoding biotin-dependent carboxyltransferase family protein — MLEIVEITGLATLQDSGRRGWNKFGVPTSGPMDWFAYQAANSLLDNPPNSAVIELGLGEITLHALRNTVLAVTGAGYEVENYIWTFPLWTTFYVRAGWTVRMKKTSGGNWAYIAIAGGFDTPIIMNSRSTYLRGGIGSALKAGDVLHSFAPATDLPKLAARDFPVNKYIHYSQSPTIEVIPAPQADWFTPEGVRTFYESEYTLSPSFDRMGYRLQGSPIEKAISKELISEGMTMGSIQIPADGQPIVMMADAPTAGGYPKIANVTRASLPLLAQCEAGVSKIRFRETTVEEAQRKTMDNRR; from the coding sequence ATGCTTGAAATCGTTGAAATCACAGGTCTCGCCACCCTCCAAGACTCCGGAAGGCGCGGATGGAATAAATTCGGCGTCCCCACTTCTGGTCCAATGGACTGGTTCGCCTACCAAGCCGCAAACTCTCTGCTGGATAACCCGCCCAACTCCGCAGTCATCGAACTTGGACTCGGTGAAATTACGCTTCACGCATTACGCAATACGGTTCTCGCAGTCACTGGCGCAGGGTACGAAGTGGAAAACTACATCTGGACCTTCCCGCTCTGGACGACCTTCTACGTCCGCGCCGGGTGGACGGTGCGCATGAAAAAGACAAGCGGCGGCAATTGGGCGTACATCGCCATCGCTGGTGGATTTGATACCCCCATCATCATGAATTCACGTTCAACCTACCTGCGCGGCGGAATCGGCTCGGCGCTCAAAGCTGGCGACGTTCTCCATTCCTTCGCTCCGGCAACCGACCTACCCAAACTTGCCGCCCGCGATTTTCCCGTGAATAAATATATTCACTACAGCCAATCCCCAACTATCGAAGTCATCCCCGCCCCCCAAGCGGACTGGTTCACGCCCGAAGGCGTCCGCACCTTTTACGAAAGTGAATACACCCTCAGCCCTTCGTTTGACCGTATGGGGTATCGTTTGCAAGGTTCGCCCATTGAGAAAGCCATCTCCAAAGAACTCATCTCCGAAGGCATGACCATGGGTAGCATCCAGATTCCCGCCGATGGGCAACCCATCGTCATGATGGCGGATGCTCCTACGGCTGGCGGTTACCCCAAGATCGCAAACGTCACACGCGCAAGTTTGCCCCTGCTGGCGCAGTGTGAAGCAGGCGTGAGTAAAATCCGCTTTCGAGAGACAACGGTGGAAGAAGCACAAAGAAAGACGATGGATAACAGACGATAA
- the pxpB gene encoding 5-oxoprolinase subunit PxpB: protein MLKPLGDSAILVQLGDAINPTLNARVHALSALLQSLPAIIETVPAYCTVLVHYDPLTTTYNQIKNLIKEKISHLDEATCRPSRHLEIPVIYGNASGPDLEPAAATLALSPPELIRLHSEREYTVYMMGFTPGFPYMGILNEKLILPRLSTPRTRVPAGSVAIAGSQTGIYPVDSPGGWHILGYTPLKLFDPLSETPFLFSPGDIVKFIPAN, encoded by the coding sequence ATGCTCAAGCCGCTCGGCGACTCCGCGATCCTCGTCCAACTCGGCGACGCGATCAACCCTACACTCAACGCTCGCGTCCACGCCCTGAGCGCGCTTCTGCAAAGCCTCCCCGCCATCATCGAAACCGTCCCCGCCTACTGCACCGTCCTCGTCCACTACGACCCGCTCACAACAACCTACAACCAGATCAAAAATCTGATCAAGGAAAAAATCTCCCATCTGGATGAGGCGACTTGCAGACCTTCCCGCCACTTGGAGATTCCCGTCATCTATGGCAACGCTTCGGGACCCGACCTTGAGCCTGCTGCTGCAACCCTAGCCTTATCTCCCCCCGAACTGATTCGCCTGCACAGCGAACGCGAGTACACCGTCTACATGATGGGCTTCACGCCCGGCTTCCCCTACATGGGAATCTTGAATGAAAAGTTGATCCTCCCCCGCCTCTCCACCCCGCGGACTCGTGTGCCCGCTGGCTCCGTCGCCATCGCCGGATCCCAAACCGGCATCTACCCTGTCGACTCGCCCGGCGGTTGGCACATCCTCGGTTACACTCCGCTCAAGTTATTCGACCCGCTGAGCGAAACTCCGTTTTTATTTTCGCCCGGCGACATTGTGAAATTCATTCCTGCCAACTAA
- a CDS encoding class I SAM-dependent RNA methyltransferase: MSSSQHQITLEKLTYGGGAMGRLQDGRAVFVPFGLPGETVRIQLTQEKQNFARGEILEILKPSPDRITPKCKHFTQCGGCHYQNLPYEKQLLAKADILRDQLQRIGKIENPPVQPTVASPEQWNYRNHVQFHLTDDGKVGFINAHSNAILAIEECHLPEAAIDAFRDDLQFESRMNLERVSLRSGADDDLMLILESETEETPELEIEADISIVHIYEDHPVVIAGSDSLIIQVLGKDFHVSAPSFFQVNTPMAEKMVQYLLTNSPTSQSTTLLDLYCGVGLFSKFFADKYAKVIGIESTPSSCEDFAINLDEFDNVELYEGAAEEILPALVGHAFSVTDIIHIIVDPPRAGIDKFALDAILQINPHVIAYVSCDPSTLARDTARLIKGGYTLQHATPFDLFPQTYHIESISIFTR; encoded by the coding sequence ATGTCCTCTTCTCAACACCAAATCACCCTCGAAAAACTCACCTACGGCGGCGGAGCGATGGGACGCTTACAAGATGGTCGCGCCGTCTTCGTTCCCTTCGGCTTACCCGGCGAGACCGTTCGAATCCAACTCACGCAGGAAAAGCAAAACTTCGCCCGCGGCGAAATCCTCGAAATCCTCAAACCCTCCCCAGATCGCATCACGCCAAAATGCAAACACTTCACCCAATGCGGCGGATGTCATTATCAAAACCTGCCCTACGAAAAACAACTCCTCGCCAAAGCGGACATTCTGCGTGATCAACTCCAGCGCATCGGTAAAATCGAGAATCCGCCCGTTCAACCTACCGTCGCCTCACCTGAGCAGTGGAACTACCGCAACCACGTCCAATTCCATCTCACGGACGATGGCAAAGTCGGCTTTATCAATGCCCACAGCAACGCAATATTAGCAATCGAAGAGTGTCACCTGCCCGAAGCCGCCATCGACGCCTTCCGGGACGACCTGCAATTTGAATCACGCATGAACCTCGAGCGCGTCTCCCTCCGCTCCGGCGCAGACGATGACCTCATGCTCATCCTCGAATCCGAAACCGAAGAAACACCCGAACTCGAAATCGAAGCCGACATCTCCATCGTCCACATCTACGAAGACCATCCTGTCGTCATTGCTGGCAGCGACTCGCTCATCATTCAAGTTCTTGGCAAAGACTTCCACGTCTCCGCACCATCCTTCTTCCAAGTCAACACCCCAATGGCAGAAAAAATGGTGCAGTATCTTCTTACCAACTCACCAACCTCCCAATCTACCACTCTCCTCGACCTCTACTGCGGCGTCGGCTTGTTCAGCAAATTCTTCGCCGACAAATACGCTAAAGTCATCGGCATCGAATCCACGCCCTCCTCCTGCGAAGACTTCGCCATCAACCTCGACGAATTTGACAATGTCGAACTCTACGAAGGCGCCGCCGAAGAAATCCTCCCCGCCCTTGTAGGTCACGCTTTTAGCGTGACAGATATCATCCATATCATCGTCGACCCGCCACGCGCTGGCATCGACAAATTCGCCCTCGACGCCATTCTCCAAATCAACCCGCACGTCATCGCTTACGTCTCCTGCGACCCATCCACTCTCGCGCGTGACACGGCGCGACTCATCAAAGGCGGCTACACACTCCAACACGCCACGCCTTTCGACCTCTTCCCGCAAACCTATCACATCGAGTCCATTTCCATCTTCACCCGCTGA
- a CDS encoding class D sortase yields the protein MARKKAPEELSVEELRRLLVEKRRGARKDRLEHYRRTGRVLSITPDMDLDPPLSAPTIDTTESTVPAPEATPVPPRRRILDRILLGVEVLAVLGLVFVILNGVGLLRRLNTEVAAALSPPTVMPTPLVMAVVLPSGHTPPDAQGNTRPNEAEIPAHLLPMVQSLANVPVPTAAPDQAVRIQIPAINVDAPVVQGDGWEQLKKGVGTFIGSPPPGRDGNLVLSAHNDVYGEIFRYLDRLVPGDQVIIYTQQRQFTYIIDRTVLVEPTAVEVMAPTSSPTVTLISCYPYLVNDQRIVVFARLQN from the coding sequence ATGGCACGCAAAAAAGCGCCCGAAGAACTCTCTGTCGAAGAACTCCGCCGGTTACTGGTGGAGAAGCGTCGCGGCGCGCGCAAGGACCGCCTCGAACACTACCGCCGCACGGGACGTGTCCTATCCATTACCCCGGATATGGACCTGGATCCGCCTCTGTCTGCGCCGACGATTGACACAACAGAATCAACCGTCCCTGCGCCCGAAGCGACTCCCGTCCCGCCCCGCCGCCGAATCCTGGATCGCATCCTGCTCGGCGTGGAAGTGCTCGCCGTGCTCGGGCTGGTGTTCGTCATCTTAAATGGCGTAGGTTTGCTCCGCAGGCTCAACACGGAGGTCGCGGCGGCGCTCAGCCCGCCCACCGTGATGCCGACTCCGCTGGTGATGGCGGTCGTCCTTCCATCCGGTCACACCCCGCCCGACGCGCAGGGCAATACCCGCCCCAACGAGGCGGAAATTCCCGCCCATCTTTTGCCGATGGTGCAATCGCTGGCGAATGTTCCCGTGCCGACCGCCGCGCCTGACCAGGCTGTCCGCATCCAGATACCAGCCATCAATGTGGATGCGCCCGTAGTGCAAGGCGACGGCTGGGAACAACTGAAGAAAGGCGTTGGGACGTTCATCGGATCGCCGCCGCCCGGGCGTGACGGCAACCTCGTGCTTTCGGCGCACAACGATGTGTACGGTGAGATCTTTCGTTATCTGGATCGTCTCGTGCCCGGTGATCAGGTCATCATCTATACCCAGCAGCGACAGTTCACCTACATCATAGACCGCACCGTGCTCGTCGAACCGACTGCTGTGGAAGTGATGGCTCCCACTTCGTCGCCCACGGTCACGCTCATCTCGTGCTATCCATACCTTGTCAACGATCAGCGCATTGTTGTCTTCGCGCGATTACAAAATTAA
- a CDS encoding GNAT family N-acetyltransferase, producing MNIRKAVLADKFTLSALCVDVQHLHAENHPGIFKIPKNTDFAAVFFEDMLADPQVVVYVAEENGQALGYILCKLMERAENPFTYTMRYLLIDQISVRPEAHRKGVGAALIERAVTLAAELELPHIQLIPGDLTQTPMFFSRNWDLKNSTIVSGETLNEKAPLRDFLWAR from the coding sequence ATGAACATTCGCAAGGCAGTCCTCGCAGATAAATTTACACTCTCCGCTTTATGCGTGGATGTGCAACACCTCCACGCCGAGAACCACCCCGGCATTTTCAAAATCCCCAAAAATACCGATTTTGCCGCTGTCTTCTTCGAAGATATGCTTGCCGATCCGCAGGTGGTGGTCTATGTTGCCGAAGAGAATGGGCAGGCTCTGGGGTACATCCTGTGTAAATTGATGGAACGGGCGGAAAATCCCTTCACCTACACGATGCGTTATCTGCTGATTGACCAGATCTCGGTTCGTCCGGAAGCGCACAGAAAGGGAGTTGGCGCGGCGTTGATCGAGCGGGCTGTAACGTTAGCCGCAGAATTGGAACTTCCCCACATCCAGTTGATTCCTGGGGATTTAACACAAACGCCCATGTTTTTTTCGAGAAACTGGGATCTGAAAAATTCAACCATCGTTTCTGGCGAAACCTTAAATGAAAAAGCCCCATTGAGGGACTTTTTGTGGGCGAGATAG